A single genomic interval of Arachis duranensis cultivar V14167 chromosome 7, aradu.V14167.gnm2.J7QH, whole genome shotgun sequence harbors:
- the LOC107457637 gene encoding putative serine/threonine-protein kinase-like protein CCR3, whose amino-acid sequence MKIPANATAAIISVLFVFSIIAPSSYALGSGTTLAVTDASSATVCGIVAASQTRRIQCYRRGSGGAIIPVFPDVSFSSISGGRSYFCALRSGNYSLLCWNTTTTTNAATFESKRLYNNDTVLFENLAVGDSQVCATVVGTGTASCWRTGRRKGSDFSSGSDRFASISSGSGFSCGILKESSRIRCWGSNASVADSIESEFRNVSMLSIVAGGSHLCGLNSTGFLVCKGSNSFGQIEVPHQGVAFEYSGLALGDSHSCAIRRSNGSVFCWGGNGIFNDNFTKGVSFEVIVSGSDFICGLTTRNFSVLCWGPGWSNGSDSDSDVVVPFLSPILPGPCVQSSCSECGIYPQSQYLCSGFGNICKPKPCGAQVPVMPARPPAVVPLPAAAPSSRSKTLTTGLLAFAIVGSVGAIAGVCTLLYCLWNGVCLGKKKIHNSVQPTITRGGSSNNGRAVQSNSPLSRSMTVRRQGSRIMRRQRSGTSSAKHPDKPEEFTLADLSAATNNFSPENKIGAGSFGIVYRGKLADGREVAIKRGETESETGNKMKKFQEKESAFESELASLSRLHHKHLVRLVGFCEEKDEKLLVYEYMKNGALYDHLHGKNNVDKNSSVLNSWRMRIKIALDASRGIEYLHNYAVPSIIHRDIKSSNILIDATWTARVSDFGLSLMSPEPDTDFRPTKAAGTVGYIDPESYGLNVLTTKSDVYGLGVVLLELLTGKRAIFKIDETSGTPVSLVDFAVPAIKVGELAKILDPRVAPPELNEMEALELVAYTAMHCVNLEGKDRPTMADIVANLERALSLCESSSHGSISSGTISVVSD is encoded by the coding sequence ATGAAGATTCCCGCCAACGCCACCGCCGCCATCATCTCCGTCTTGTTCGTCTTCTCCATAATAGCGCCATCCTCGTATGCCCTTGGCTCAGGCACCACTCTCGCTGTAACTGACGCCTCCTCCGCCACCGTCTGCGGCATTGTTGCGGCGTCACAGACCCGCCGAATCCAGTGCTACCGCCGGGGAAGTGGCGGAGCAATTATCCCCGTCTTCCCCGACGTTTCATTCTCTTCAATCTCCGGCGGCCGGAGCTACTTCTGCGCCCTCCGCTCCGGCAACTACAGCCTCCTCTGCTGgaacaccaccaccaccaccaacgcCGCCACCTTCGAAAGCAAGCGACTTTACAACAATGACACTGTTCTATTCGAGAATCTCGCCGTCGGGGACTCCCAGGTTTGCGCCACGGTTGTGGGAACCGGGACGGCGTCGTGTTGGAGAACTGGTAGAAGGAAAGGTTCTGACTTTTCATCTGGGTCGGACCGGTTCGCGTCCATATCATCAGGGTCGGGTTTTTCATGTGGTATTTTGAAGGAAAGTTCTCGAATTCGGTGTTGGGGAAGTAACGCTTCCGTTGCGGATTCCATAGAGAGTGAGTTTCGAAACGTTTCAATGTTGAGCATTGTGGCTGGCGGTTCACACTTGTGTGGTTTGAATTCAACTGGGTTTTTGGTATGTAAAGGAAGTAACAGTTTTGGGCAAATTGAGGTTCCTCATCAAGGTGTTGCTTTTGAGTATTCTGGTTTGGCTCTCGGTGATTCTCATAGTTGTGCTATTAGAAGATCCAATGGTTCTGTTTTTTGTTGGGGTGGCAACGGAATTTTCAATGATAATTTCACAAAAGGTGTGTCTTTTGAGGTTATTGTTTCTGGGTCTGATTTTATCTGTGGATTAACGACAAGAAATTTCTCTGTTTTGTGTTGGGGTCCTGGTTGGTCAAATggttctgattctgattctgatgTTGTGGTTCCTTTTTTGTCTCCGATTCTTCCGGGTCCTTGTGTTCAATCTTCTTGCAGTGAGTGTGGTATCTATCCTCAATCTCAATACTTGTGTTCTGGTTTTGGTAACATTTGTAAGCCTAAGCCTTGTGGGGCTCAAGTGCCGGTGATGCCGGCTAGGCCTCCTGCGGTGGTGCCATTGCCGGCGGCGGCGCCATCTTCTCGGTCAAAGACCTTGACAACTGGGTTGTTGGCATTTGCCATAGTTGGATCAGTGGGTGCTATTGCTGGAGTTTGCACTCTGCTTTATTGCTTGTGGAATGGTGTTTGTTTAGGGAAGAAGAAAATTCATAATTCTGTTCAACCAACCATTACTAGAGGTGGCAGTTCCAATAATGGTAGGGCCGTTCAATCCAATAGCCCGCTGTCGAGATCAATGACCGTTAGGCGGCAGGGATCGAGGATAATGCGGCGGCAGAGAAGTGGAACCTCGTCGGCTAAACATCCAGACAAGCCTGAGGAGTTCACCCTGGCTGATCTTAGTGCTGCCACCAATAACTTTTCACCCGAAAACAAGATTGGGGCTGGAAGCTTTGGCATTGTGTACCGAGGAAAACTCGCTGATGGACGCGAGGTGGCGATCAAGAGAGGGGAAACAGAATCAGAAACAGGTAATAAGATGAAGAAGTTTCAAGAGAAAGAGAGCGCGTTCGAGTCGGAATTAGCCTCTTTGTCACGACTACACCACAAGCATTTGGTTAGGTTAGTAGGATTCtgtgaagaaaaagatgaaaagctCTTAGTTTATGAGTACATGAAGAATGGAGCATTGTATGATCATTTGCATGGCAAGAACAATGTGGATAAGAATAGTAGTGTCTTGAATTCTTGGAGAATGAGGATCAAAATCGCATTGGACGCTTCGCGAGGGATTGAGTATCTCCATAATTATGCAGTTCCATCGATAATTCACCGAGATATCAAGTCTTCCAATATCCTTATTGATGCCACTTGGACAGCAAGAGTATCCGATTTCGGATTGTCATTGATGAGTCCGGAACCTGATACTGATTTCCGGCCAACAAAGGCAGCCGGAACAGTCGGATACATCGATCCTGAGTCCTATGGTCTAAATGTATTGACAACAAAGAGTGATGTCTATGGTCTTGGAGTGGTGTTGCTAGAACTCTTAACCGGAAAGCGAGCCATATTCAAAATCGACGAAACTTCAGGCACCCCGGTGAGCTTAGTGGACTTTGCCGTGCCTGCGATTAAGGTCGGGGAATTGGCGAAAATTTTGGACCCAAGGGTTGCGCCGCCTGAGTTGAATGAAATGGAAGCTCTGGAGCTTGTGGCCTATACTGCCATGCATTGTGTGAATTTGGAGGGAAAGGATAGACCAACAATGGCTGACATTGTGGCAAATTTGGAGCGCGCTTTATCCCTTTGTGAAAGTAGTAGCCATGGCAGCATTTCCAGTGGTACAATCTCTGTTGTATCAGACTAA
- the LOC107457612 gene encoding uncharacterized protein LOC107457612 translates to MGETPFHHSILEVWLPKHFDKPTDMKYDGTQDLQEHLTAFEAMMNLEVVGDEVRCRTFPIILAGPTIHWFNDLPQGSITTFGDITRAFLAQFTTSIVKAKHPINLLGITQGAGESTRKYLDRLNDECLEIDGLTDSVASLCLTNGLLNEDFRKHLTTKPMWTMQEIQNVAREYINDKEVSQVVTANKRQPAYNQPRQHGGEERPKEHSKDGVSTKSFKPFPRVGKFTNYTPLTAPIVEVYQQITDKGILTRPRQLKDRTGENKSLYCDYHKGYGHKNQDCFDLKGALEQAIREGKLADFFPLIREPRR, encoded by the coding sequence ATGGGGGAGACCCCTTTCCACCACTCGATCCTCGAGGTCTGGCTGCCGAAGCACTTCGATAAGCCGACAGACATGAAGTACGATGGGACTCAGGATCTCCAAGAACATCTGACAGCCTTTGAGGCCATGATGAACTTGGAAGTGGTCGGTGACGAAGTAAGATGCCGCACTTTCCCGATCATCCTAGCGGGCCCGACGATACATTGGTTCAACGACCTCCCCCAAGGCTCTATAACGACCTTTGGGGATATCACTCGAGCCTTCCTGGCCCAGTTTACTACCAGCATTGTGAAGGCAAAGCACCCAATCAACCTCCTCGGGATAACGCAAGGAGCCGGAGAATCGACCAGAAAATACCTAGATAGGCTCAACGACGAGTGCTTGGAGATTGACGGCCTAACCGACTCGGTGGCCAGTTTATGCTTGACGAACGGGTTGCTAAATGAGGACTTCAGGAAGCATCTTACCACCAAGCCCATGTGGACGATGCAAGAAATCCAAAACGTGGCAAGGGAATATATCAACGATAAAGAAGTCAGTCAGGTCGTGACAGCCAACAAGCGGCAGCCGGCCTACAACCAACCTCGGCAGCACGGTGGCGAGGAAAGGCCGAAGGAGCACTCTAAAGATGGAGTTTCGACCAAGTCCTTTAAGCCGTTTCCCCGGGTAGGGAAGTTCACCAACTACACCCCCCTTACAGCCCCAATTGTTGAAGTATATCAGCAGATCACCGACAAAGGCATCCTGACGAGGCCGCGACAACTCAAGGACAGGACGGGGGAAAACAAAAGCCTCTACTGCGATTACCACAAGGGCTATGGACACAAGAACCAAGACTGCTTTGACTTGAAGGGCGCCCTTGAGCAGGCAATCCGGGAGGGGAAGTTGGCAGATTTTTTCCCCCTTATAAGGGAACCGAGGAGGTGA
- the LOC107457613 gene encoding uncharacterized protein LOC107457613, with translation MGATPFHRSILEVRLPKHFDKPTDMRYDGTQDPLEHLTAFEARMNLEGVGDEVRCCAFPVTLAGPAIQWFNGLPPGEPTRKYLDRFNDECLEIDGLADSVASLCLTNGLLNEDFRKHLTTKPVWTMHEIQTVAKEYINDEEVSQVVVANKRQPSYNQPRQQGNGERLKEQARDGSLSKAPRPFSRVGKFTNYTPLTLPIMEVYQQIAEKGILSKPRPLKDRTGGNKSLYCDYHKGYGHQTQDCFDLKDALEQAIRDGKLNEFSHLIREPRRRHRDQNEEGKTRSVKRRQELEDNDQRLIVINVVTTKNTAQD, from the exons ATGGGCGCCACCCCGTTCCACCGATCCATCCTCGAGGTTCGGTTGCCGAAGCACttcgacaaaccaacggacatgaggtatgaTGGAACCCAGGATCCTCTGGAACACCTCACGGCCTTCGAGGCTAGAATGAATCTGGAGGGAGTAGGAGACGAGGTGAGGTGCTGCGCCTTCCCGGTCACCCTGGCAGGACCCGCGATTCAGTGGTTTAACGGCCTCCC GCCCGGGGAGCCGACCAGGAAATACTTGGACCGGTTCAACGATGAATGCTTAGAAATCGACGGCTTAGCCGACTCGGTGGCCAGCCTTTGTCTGACGAACGGCCTCCTTAATGAGGACTTCCGAAAACACCTCACCACAAAGCCGGTTTGGACGATGCATGAGATCCAAACCGTAGCCAAGGAATACATAAATGATGAGGAAGTCAGCCAAGTCGTGGTTGCCAATAAACGGCAGCCCTCCTACAATCAACCCAGGCAACAAGGTAACGGAGAAAGACTGAAGGAGCAGGCCAGAGACGGAAGTTTGAGCAAGGCACCCAGACCGTTTTCCCGGGTTGGAAAATTCACCAATTACACCCCACTCACCCTCCCCATCATGGAAGTTTATCAGCAAATAGCCGAGAAAGGAATCTTGTCGAAACCCCGACCACTCAAAGACCGCACCGGGGGAAACAAGAGCCTCTACTGTGATTACCATAAGGGCTATGGGCACCAAACACAGGACTGCTTCGACTTGAAGGATGCACTAGAACAAGCGATAAGGGACGGCAAACTGAACGAATTCTCCCATCTTATAAGGGAGCCGAGGAGACGACATCGCGACCAGAATGAGGAGGGCAAGACCCG